The genomic DNA TACATAATTGATCGTGGTGTTGCATCATGTACGGAAAAATGGTCAGGCTTGAGAGGATCGTGAACCGTGCGACAGGGCGCTCTGTCATAGTGCCGATGGATCATGGTGTTACTCTGGGGCCGATAAAGGGCATAAGATCCATGAAGAATACTGTGGATGCTGTGGCGTCATCTGGAGCAGATGCGGCTGTTGTTCACAAAGGCGCTGCGATATTCGGCCACCGTGGCTACGGGCGTGATCTTGGCCTGATAATTCATCTCTCCGCGTCCACATCGCTCGGGCCGGATCCGAACAACAAGGTGCTTGTGGCCACTGTGGAAGAGGCCCTGAAGCTCGGAGCAGATGGTGTCAGCATTCATGTCAACATCGGTGCAGAGGACGAGGCACAGATGCTCTCCCTCCTCGGATCAATCTCAAGAAGCTGCCAGGAGTGGGGGATGCCGCTGATGGCGATGATGTACCCCCGCGGGAGAAAGATCTCGAATGAGTACGCGGAGGAGTTTGTTGGACATGCAGCCAGGGTCGGCGCGGAGCTCGGGGCGGATATCATCAAAACATCCTACACTGGGGATCCAGACAGCTTCTCCCGAGTTGTGGATGGATGCCCTGTGCCGCTGGTTGTCGCGGGCGGACCGAAGGTCAGCTCAGAGATGGACCTGCTGAGAATGGTCAGGGACGCCGTAGATGCTGGAGCGAGTGGCGTCGCCATAGGCAGGAACATATTCCAGCACGAGAATCCCTCGATCATCACGAGAAGGATATGCGCCGTGGTGCACAGAGGGTACACGCCTGAGGAGGCGATGGAGATCAGAGGCCATGAGGATGTCAGGTAGCTCTTGTTTTTTATGGAGTGAGACCACCTGCAGCGTATGTGATAAAAAGAGGCGTCTGAGGATGAAAGCATTTGAAGCTCAGGCCATGTTTCTTCCAAAAATGGCCTGAGGCAGGTGGTTAACCCTCTACTGTCATGCTTTTAACTCTGTGGAGCGGAGAAGGCCGGTGGTGGCGGAAACCTCGGTCTTAAGGCATGAGCAGTTGACGGTGAGGTCTCCCCAAGGTCTCCCCAGGATCCTGATTCCCCGGATGGTGGTGCAAAACATATTGGCGGCCACCACGGGACAAGGGGCGCTGGCGATTGCTGTCACAGTTTTGAGACGACTTCGATAGTTACCCGCCCTCGAACCTCCGGACCAGCTCTTCCTTGATGCTCTTTATGGCCTCTACAGCAGGCCCACCCACATCTACAGGCGCCCTCCCGCTGAGGTCTGCCTCGATCAGATTCCTGTCGAAGGGTATCGTTCCGAGAACAGGTATTCCCATCTCCTCGAGCTTCTCCTTCACTATTCCGGGATCATCGGTTTTGTTGATCACGGCCAGCAGGTTTGTTATTCCTATGTTCTCGCCTAGTCTTTTAATGCGCTCGACGGTCTCTATGGATCTCAGGCCGGGCTCGACGACCACTATCATCGCATCAACGCCTCTCGCCGTGCCCCTGCCAAGATGCTCTATGCCCGCCTCCATGTCAAGTATCACGACATCTTTCTCCTTGGAGATGACATGCCTGAGAAGCGCCTTCAGGAACGCGCTCGCAGGGCACATACATCCGCTACCGCCCGTCTCCAGCGTGCCCATGACAGCAAACCTCACGCCATCAGGACCTATGCATCCGCATTTGTCTATCACATCATCTACTTTCGGATTCAGACGGTACATGCCCATCGGCATTCCCGCCCTCTCCTCAATGAGCTCTTTGTATTCGGTGATGGGCCTCGGATTCTTTTCTATCCCAAGAGCTGATCCGAGGTTCATATCAGGGTCCGCGTCTATCGCGAGAACCCTGTAGCCATCACGAGCGAACAGACGCGCAAGCGTTCCAGCGAGAGTTGTCTTGCCAACACCACCCTTTCCCGAGACTGCGAGCTTTATTGCGACGACCCCCAGAGTCTGTGTTTATATCCACGTAAAGGATATTGGTATATATCGTTTGCACCGGGGGGATCGAGCTGGTCGAGAGGATAAGAAAGAGGGATGGGCGAATAGTCGATTTTGACCCCTCGAGGATATCCAGGGCGATATCAAAGGCATTCAATGCGCTGGGCATCGTGGACGAGAAGACACCCGTGGAGCTCGCCGGAAGGGTCGTGGATGTAGTGGACGAGCGCTTCAGGGATGAAATACCGTCCGTGGAGGACGTCCAGGATATCGTAGAGGAGGTTTTGATAGACGCTGGTTACGCCCAGGTCGCCAAGGCGTACATACTCTACAGGCAGAGGCGGTCCGAGATACGGGAGGCGAAGCACTATCTTGGTGTTGCAGACGATCTCAAGCTGAGCGTCAACGCGATCGAGGTTCTGAAGAAGAGGTATCTGAAAAGAGATGAGTTTGGGAATGTCGTCGAGACCCCTGGGGAGATGTTCGAGCGTGTCGCTTCAGCTGTATCTGCAGTGGAGAGGCGCTACGAAGGCGATGCAGATGACGCCAGAAAGAAATTTCTCTCTATGATGAGATCTCTCAGCTTCCTCCCCAACTCCCCGACGCTGATGAACGCCGGCCTCCCCCTCGGCCAGCTCTCAGCATGCTTTGTGGTTCCTGTGGAGGACTCGATCGCTGGTATATTCGACGCTCTGAAGTACATGGCGCTGATACATCAGAGTGGTGGGGGGACTGGATTCAGCTTCTCCAGGCTCCGCCCGAAGGGGGACGTCGTCAGGAGCACTGGCGGCATCGCCAGCGGCCCTGTATCGTTCATGCGCATATTCGACGCCGCTACAGATGTGATAAAGCAGGGTGGTAGGAGAAGGGGCGCGAACATGGGCATTTTGAGAGTGGATCATCCGGATATAACAGAGTTCATCGCATGCAAGGATCGTGGCGGCATGGATAACTTCAACATCTCTGTGGCGATAACGGAGGAGTTCATGCGCCAGTGCGAGCGCGATGGATCTGTGGAGCTGATAAATCCAAGGACAGGAGAGGCGACCGGTGAGATGAGCGCCAGGGATCTAATGGTCATGATGGCGACGTACGCATGGCGCCGTGGTGATCCTGGAGTGGTATTCATCGACAGGATTAACGCGCTGCACCCTGTCCCGGGAATCATAGAGGCGACAAACCCCTGTGGAGAGCAGCCACTCCTCCCGTTCGAGTCATGCAACCTCGGTTCTGTGAACCTGAGCAGAATGGTTGAGAGAGGAGAGATCTCTTGGGACAGACTGGAGGAGACCGTAAGGCTTGCAGTCAGGTTTCTCGACGATGTCATAGATGCGAACAGATTCCCGCTGAAGCAGATAGAGGATGCGACACTGCGCACGAGAAAGATCGGGCTGGGGGTCATGGGGTTCGCCGAGATGTTGATCCAGCTGGGAGTATCGTACGCGTCACAGGATGCCCTCAGGATCGCGGAGGAGCTGATGGCGTTCATCACAAAAACAGCGCGCGAGGAGTCATGCGCCCTGGGGAGGGAGAGGGGGTCCTTCCCGCTCTTCGAGGAGTCCTCCTTGAAGAAATGGGATGCGATGAGGAACGCAACAGTCACCACGATCGCACCCACCGGCACAATAAGCATAATCGCCGGCACCTCCTCAGGCATCGAGCCGCTCTTCGCCGTGTCCTTTGTCCGGCACGTCCTTGAGGGAGCGAGACTGATAGAGAGCTCTCCGCTCTTCGAGAGGATGGCATCCGAGAGGGGCATAATGACGCCGGCGCTGAGGGCAGAGGTCGCGCGCAGGGGCTCGATACAGGAGATCCCGGGGATTCCCGATGATATTAAAGAGCTGTTCCTCACCGCCCTGGATATAAGCCCGGAGCAGCACGTCAGAATCCAGGCAGCGTTCCAGAAGCACACAGACAATGCGGTCTCGAAGACTGTGAACCTCCCGGAGAAAGCATCTGTGAGCGATGTCATAAA from Methanothrix thermoacetophila PT includes the following:
- a CDS encoding 2-amino-3,7-dideoxy-D-threo-hept-6-ulosonate synthase; translation: MYGKMVRLERIVNRATGRSVIVPMDHGVTLGPIKGIRSMKNTVDAVASSGADAAVVHKGAAIFGHRGYGRDLGLIIHLSASTSLGPDPNNKVLVATVEEALKLGADGVSIHVNIGAEDEAQMLSLLGSISRSCQEWGMPLMAMMYPRGRKISNEYAEEFVGHAARVGAELGADIIKTSYTGDPDSFSRVVDGCPVPLVVAGGPKVSSEMDLLRMVRDAVDAGASGVAIGRNIFQHENPSIITRRICAVVHRGYTPEEAMEIRGHEDVR
- a CDS encoding ATP-binding protein, with the translated sequence MKLAVSGKGGVGKTTLAGTLARLFARDGYRVLAIDADPDMNLGSALGIEKNPRPITEYKELIEERAGMPMGMYRLNPKVDDVIDKCGCIGPDGVRFAVMGTLETGGSGCMCPASAFLKALLRHVISKEKDVVILDMEAGIEHLGRGTARGVDAMIVVVEPGLRSIETVERIKRLGENIGITNLLAVINKTDDPGIVKEKLEEMGIPVLGTIPFDRNLIEADLSGRAPVDVGGPAVEAIKSIKEELVRRFEGG
- a CDS encoding adenosylcobalamin-dependent ribonucleoside-diphosphate reductase, with the protein product MVYIVCTGGIELVERIRKRDGRIVDFDPSRISRAISKAFNALGIVDEKTPVELAGRVVDVVDERFRDEIPSVEDVQDIVEEVLIDAGYAQVAKAYILYRQRRSEIREAKHYLGVADDLKLSVNAIEVLKKRYLKRDEFGNVVETPGEMFERVASAVSAVERRYEGDADDARKKFLSMMRSLSFLPNSPTLMNAGLPLGQLSACFVVPVEDSIAGIFDALKYMALIHQSGGGTGFSFSRLRPKGDVVRSTGGIASGPVSFMRIFDAATDVIKQGGRRRGANMGILRVDHPDITEFIACKDRGGMDNFNISVAITEEFMRQCERDGSVELINPRTGEATGEMSARDLMVMMATYAWRRGDPGVVFIDRINALHPVPGIIEATNPCGEQPLLPFESCNLGSVNLSRMVERGEISWDRLEETVRLAVRFLDDVIDANRFPLKQIEDATLRTRKIGLGVMGFAEMLIQLGVSYASQDALRIAEELMAFITKTAREESCALGRERGSFPLFEESSLKKWDAMRNATVTTIAPTGTISIIAGTSSGIEPLFAVSFVRHVLEGARLIESSPLFERMASERGIMTPALRAEVARRGSIQEIPGIPDDIKELFLTALDISPEQHVRIQAAFQKHTDNAVSKTVNLPEKASVSDVIKVYRLAYELGCKGITVYRYGSREQVLYLGEPDALANGCRFCGG